The Exiguobacterium acetylicum genome includes a window with the following:
- a CDS encoding dihydrolipoamide acetyltransferase family protein, translated as MKTETLTMPQLGESVTEGTISMWLVKPGDTVKKYDPIAEVITDKVTAEVPSSFDGVIEKLLAEEGDTLQVGDAIVTMQVSGGSTEVAATEQEVPAVEETTSSDTSMKKRYSPAVLKLSSEHGIDLEQVTGTGAGGRITRKDLLKLIESGSIPAPQATEPKPEAQAAPVATPAEAPPAPKRPVSAPQPTEMGDIEIPTAGVRQAIASNMVRAKHEAPHAWLMIEVDVTNLVEARNRHKDAFFKQEGVKLTFLPFFMKATVEGLKKHPIMNSTWAGDKIIQKKAINLSLAVATQDALFVPVVKNADELSIKGIARAIDDFGKRAQAGTLSSAEMQGGTFTVNNTGSFGSIQSAPILNFPQAAILSVESIVKRPVWVNGMFAARDMVNLCMSIDHRVLDGLVAGQFLQTVKQALESIDPNQLSLY; from the coding sequence ATGAAGACTGAAACACTTACGATGCCACAACTCGGGGAGAGCGTCACTGAAGGAACGATTTCGATGTGGCTCGTCAAACCGGGCGATACTGTCAAAAAATATGATCCGATTGCAGAAGTCATTACCGATAAGGTAACGGCAGAAGTTCCATCTTCGTTTGATGGTGTGATCGAAAAACTGCTTGCAGAAGAAGGCGACACGTTGCAAGTTGGTGACGCAATCGTTACGATGCAAGTCAGTGGTGGATCAACGGAAGTTGCTGCGACAGAACAAGAAGTACCAGCTGTTGAAGAGACGACGTCGTCTGATACATCGATGAAAAAACGCTATTCACCAGCGGTCTTGAAACTATCGAGCGAACATGGCATTGACCTCGAACAAGTGACGGGTACAGGAGCCGGTGGCCGGATTACCCGGAAGGATCTGTTGAAACTGATTGAGTCTGGCTCTATTCCGGCGCCACAAGCAACTGAACCAAAACCGGAAGCGCAAGCGGCTCCGGTAGCGACTCCAGCAGAAGCACCACCAGCACCAAAACGTCCAGTTAGCGCACCACAACCTACCGAAATGGGCGACATCGAGATCCCGACTGCCGGTGTACGCCAAGCGATTGCTTCGAACATGGTCCGCGCGAAACACGAAGCACCACATGCGTGGTTAATGATCGAAGTCGATGTGACGAACTTGGTCGAAGCACGTAACCGTCATAAAGATGCGTTCTTCAAACAAGAAGGGGTCAAATTGACGTTCTTGCCGTTCTTCATGAAGGCGACGGTCGAAGGATTGAAGAAACATCCAATCATGAACTCGACATGGGCGGGGGATAAGATCATTCAAAAGAAAGCGATCAACTTGTCACTTGCTGTCGCGACGCAGGATGCTCTATTCGTACCGGTCGTCAAGAATGCGGATGAATTAAGCATCAAAGGCATCGCACGCGCGATCGATGACTTCGGGAAACGTGCACAAGCCGGTACGTTGTCGTCTGCAGAGATGCAAGGTGGGACGTTTACGGTCAATAATACGGGCTCATTCGGTTCGATTCAATCGGCGCCGATTCTTAACTTCCCGCAAGCGGCGATTCTATCTGTTGAATCGATCGTCAAGCGTCCGGTCTGGGTGAACGGCATGTTCGCAGCACGCGATATGGTTAACCTCTGTATGTCGATCGACCATCGGGTACTCGACGGACTTGTTGCCGGACAGTTCCTCCAAACCGTCAAACAAGCACTCGAATCGATTGATCCGAATCAACTTTCCTTATACTGA
- a CDS encoding anthranilate synthase component II — MIVLIDNYDSFTYNLYQYASVYTDVHVIRNDAISIEELREMKPDGIILSPGPGRPADAGICIDLIRQLSGQVPILGVCLGHQAIGEAFGGRVVEAPVIMHGKTSMIQQTGQLFREMTETLEVMRYHSLIVARNDLPSELIITAETEDRTIMALEHKTHPTFGIQFHPESVGTPQGQQMIKRFIELTKE; from the coding sequence ATGATCGTCCTGATTGATAACTATGATTCCTTTACCTATAACCTATATCAATACGCATCGGTTTACACGGACGTTCACGTCATTCGAAACGATGCAATCAGCATAGAAGAACTACGTGAGATGAAGCCGGACGGCATCATTCTCTCACCCGGTCCCGGCCGTCCGGCTGACGCTGGCATCTGCATCGATCTGATTCGTCAATTATCCGGTCAAGTCCCGATCCTTGGCGTCTGCCTCGGACATCAAGCGATCGGAGAAGCATTCGGGGGACGTGTCGTCGAAGCACCGGTCATCATGCACGGAAAGACATCGATGATTCAACAAACCGGTCAACTCTTTCGTGAGATGACGGAAACACTAGAGGTCATGCGCTACCATTCACTGATCGTCGCGCGAAACGATTTACCGTCGGAACTCATCATCACGGCAGAAACGGAGGACCGGACGATCATGGCGCTCGAGCACAAGACACATCCGACATTCGGCATCCAGTTTCATCCGGAATCCGTCGGAACGCCTCAAGGGCAGCAGATGATTAAACGATTCATTGAATTGACGAAGGAGTGA
- a CDS encoding Leu/Phe/Val dehydrogenase, whose amino-acid sequence MVETNVESRFSIFETMEMEDYEQVVFCHDKVSGLKAIIAIHDTTLGPALGGLRMWNYASDEEALIDALRLSKGMTYKNAAAGLNLGGGKAVIIGDAKTQKSEALFRAFGRYVQSLNGRYITAEDVNTTVADMDYIHMETDFVTGVSPAFGSSGNPSPVTAYGVYRGMKAAAKEVYGTDSLGGKTIAIQGVGNVAFNLCRHLHEEGAKLIVTDINQEALQRAEEAFGALIVAPEDIYSVEADIFAPCALGATLNDETIPQLKVKIIAGAANNQLKEDRHGDMLEERDILYVPDFVINAGGVINVADELDGYNRDRAMKKVELVYDAVTKVFEIAKRDHLPTYRAAEKMAEERIATMRSARSQFLRRDKNILGSRG is encoded by the coding sequence ATGGTCGAAACAAACGTAGAATCACGCTTCAGTATCTTTGAAACAATGGAGATGGAAGATTACGAACAAGTTGTTTTTTGCCACGATAAAGTATCTGGATTAAAAGCCATCATCGCGATTCATGATACGACACTCGGTCCAGCACTTGGTGGACTTCGTATGTGGAATTATGCATCAGACGAGGAAGCATTGATTGATGCACTCCGTTTATCAAAAGGCATGACGTATAAGAACGCAGCGGCTGGTTTGAACCTCGGTGGCGGTAAAGCTGTCATCATCGGTGATGCGAAAACACAAAAATCAGAAGCACTCTTCCGGGCATTCGGTCGTTACGTTCAGTCACTCAACGGTCGTTATATCACAGCAGAAGATGTCAACACGACGGTTGCAGACATGGACTACATCCATATGGAAACAGACTTCGTTACAGGTGTCAGCCCGGCATTCGGATCAAGCGGGAACCCATCACCGGTTACAGCGTACGGTGTCTACCGTGGTATGAAAGCAGCAGCAAAAGAAGTCTATGGAACAGATTCACTCGGTGGCAAAACGATTGCGATCCAAGGTGTCGGTAACGTTGCTTTCAACCTGTGCCGTCATTTGCATGAAGAAGGGGCGAAGTTGATCGTCACGGACATCAACCAAGAAGCATTACAACGTGCAGAAGAAGCATTCGGTGCCTTGATTGTCGCACCAGAAGACATCTACAGCGTCGAAGCGGACATCTTTGCACCATGTGCTCTCGGTGCAACATTAAACGACGAAACGATTCCACAATTGAAAGTCAAGATCATCGCAGGTGCAGCGAATAACCAACTTAAAGAAGATCGCCACGGTGATATGTTAGAGGAGCGCGATATCTTATACGTACCAGACTTCGTCATCAATGCCGGTGGTGTCATCAACGTTGCCGATGAACTCGACGGATACAACCGTGACCGCGCAATGAAAAAAGTAGAACTCGTCTATGATGCTGTTACGAAAGTATTCGAAATTGCAAAACGCGACCACCTACCAACATACCGTGCGGCTGAAAAAATGGCAGAAGAGCGCATTGCAACAATGCGTAGTGCCCGCAGTCAGTTCTTGCGTCGTGATAAAAACATTCTAGGATCACGTGGCTGA
- the trpE gene encoding anthranilate synthase component I, which translates to MVQTDTLIIEQLELNGDEMTPIMIFQQLSGTQKCLLESSAHTDQGRYSIIGVDPVEMIRAEGRTVTREHLTTGEQTQETGDPVRLMQQMILRHGVEEDLPFLAGGIGYVGYDMMRAYETLGDVPERTRQLPDALLAVYDQIILFDHLEHRVHLIQTSLGGITDRDVLRQRLAERKAQLEQPRERTDIERPLRDVVYEPLMDQETFEGLVEQAKTHIRQGDVFQLVLSQRLDATFTGDPFQFYRKLRKDNPSPYLFYIDLGEAIVLGASPESLVQVKGDRVTTNPIAGTRRRGKTKEEDERLAEELLHDEKERAEHRMLVDLGRNDLGRICQIGTVEVTRLMQIERFKNVMHLVSVVEGTLADGKTGADALVSCLPAGTVTGAPKIRAMQLIDQYEQVKREVYAGAVGYFDIRGNMDFALAIRTMVIKDGVASVQAGAGIVYDSIPRLEYQETLHKAKSLLEVWK; encoded by the coding sequence ATGGTTCAGACAGACACACTTATCATTGAACAACTTGAACTAAATGGCGACGAGATGACGCCAATCATGATTTTCCAACAACTGAGTGGAACACAGAAATGTTTACTTGAAAGCTCCGCCCATACGGATCAAGGACGGTATTCAATCATCGGTGTCGATCCGGTGGAGATGATCCGCGCAGAAGGACGAACGGTAACGCGGGAGCATTTAACAACAGGTGAACAGACACAGGAAACGGGTGACCCAGTACGGTTGATGCAACAGATGATTCTCCGGCATGGCGTCGAAGAAGACCTTCCGTTTTTAGCGGGTGGGATTGGATATGTCGGTTACGACATGATGCGCGCCTATGAGACGCTTGGTGATGTTCCAGAGCGAACGAGACAACTACCGGACGCGCTACTCGCCGTATACGACCAAATCATCCTGTTCGATCATCTCGAGCATCGTGTCCATTTGATTCAGACGTCGCTCGGTGGCATCACCGATCGTGACGTCTTACGTCAACGTTTGGCAGAACGAAAAGCGCAACTCGAGCAACCGCGAGAGCGAACAGATATCGAGCGTCCGCTTCGAGATGTCGTCTATGAACCGTTGATGGATCAAGAGACGTTTGAAGGGCTCGTTGAGCAAGCAAAGACACATATTCGGCAAGGGGATGTCTTCCAACTGGTTCTCTCGCAACGACTCGATGCGACGTTCACGGGTGATCCGTTCCAATTTTACCGGAAGCTCCGCAAAGATAATCCGAGTCCCTATCTCTTTTATATCGACTTAGGCGAAGCAATCGTACTTGGTGCTTCTCCTGAAAGCCTCGTCCAAGTCAAAGGAGACCGGGTGACGACGAATCCGATTGCCGGCACACGTCGCCGGGGGAAGACGAAAGAGGAGGATGAACGGCTCGCAGAAGAGTTGCTGCACGACGAGAAAGAACGAGCAGAACATCGAATGCTTGTCGATCTTGGACGCAACGACTTGGGACGGATTTGTCAAATCGGTACCGTTGAAGTGACACGATTGATGCAAATCGAGCGATTCAAGAACGTCATGCATCTCGTCTCAGTCGTCGAAGGTACGTTAGCAGATGGTAAGACCGGAGCAGATGCACTCGTCTCTTGTCTCCCGGCAGGCACGGTCACAGGTGCTCCGAAAATTCGAGCGATGCAACTGATTGATCAGTATGAACAGGTCAAACGAGAAGTATATGCCGGAGCTGTTGGCTATTTTGATATCCGCGGGAATATGGATTTTGCCCTCGCCATTCGGACGATGGTCATCAAAGATGGTGTTGCCTCCGTTCAAGCTGGTGCTGGTATCGTCTACGACTCAATTCCGCGACTTGAGTATCAGGAGACATTACACAAAGCAAAATCACTACTGGAGGTTTGGAAATGA
- the lpdA gene encoding dihydrolipoyl dehydrogenase, with amino-acid sequence MAREFDVVVLGGGPGGYVAAIRAAQAGKSVAIVEQGKLGGTCLHRGCIPSKAFLKSAAVYQTVKHAATYGVDVPESFLRFEQVKQRKQEIVDGLEAGIQHLMKKGKIEVFHGRGSILGPSIFSPMPGTISVEPEEGEGELILPRQLIVATGSRPRPLNGLAFDSEYVLSSDDALDMADLPKSIVIIGGGVIGVEWASMLTDFDVAVTVVEFSDRILPTEDAAVSREVARQLKKRGVKIHTGAAAQSDTFRMSEDGVSIAIDRNGEQTTLEADKLLVAIGRMANVEGIGIENTNIVVENGFIQVDDHFRTKDQHIYAIGDVIGRLQLAHVASAEGVKAVEAIVNGTTTPLEYAFVPRCIYSVPEAASVGLTEDEAKRAGMDVKVGSFSFNGLGKARIEGEAAGFIKLVSDAKTDDLVGVHIVGPKATELISEGGLALVLNATAWEVGQLVHPHPALSEAFGEAALAVDGLAVHA; translated from the coding sequence ATGGCTAGAGAATTCGACGTCGTTGTCCTAGGTGGTGGACCCGGTGGATATGTCGCTGCGATTCGTGCAGCGCAAGCCGGAAAGTCGGTAGCAATCGTAGAACAAGGAAAATTAGGCGGGACATGCTTACATCGTGGCTGTATCCCATCTAAAGCCTTTTTGAAATCAGCAGCAGTCTATCAGACGGTCAAACACGCTGCTACATATGGCGTGGACGTACCGGAATCGTTCTTACGATTCGAACAGGTCAAACAACGAAAACAAGAGATCGTGGATGGATTAGAAGCAGGCATTCAGCATCTGATGAAAAAAGGGAAGATTGAAGTCTTCCATGGTCGGGGTTCGATTCTTGGACCAAGTATCTTTTCACCGATGCCAGGAACGATCAGTGTCGAGCCGGAAGAGGGCGAAGGCGAATTGATCCTTCCGCGTCAATTAATTGTTGCGACTGGCTCACGTCCTCGTCCATTAAACGGACTCGCTTTTGATTCAGAGTATGTTCTCAGCTCGGATGATGCACTCGATATGGCAGATTTACCAAAATCGATCGTCATCATCGGCGGTGGTGTCATCGGTGTCGAATGGGCTTCGATGTTGACGGATTTCGACGTCGCAGTAACGGTCGTTGAATTCAGCGACCGGATCTTACCGACGGAAGACGCAGCAGTCAGCCGGGAAGTGGCCCGTCAATTGAAAAAGCGTGGCGTTAAGATTCATACCGGCGCCGCTGCTCAAAGCGATACGTTCCGCATGTCAGAAGACGGTGTTTCAATTGCAATCGACCGGAACGGAGAACAGACGACACTTGAAGCAGATAAGTTACTCGTCGCTATCGGTCGGATGGCGAACGTTGAAGGTATCGGGATCGAAAACACGAATATCGTCGTCGAAAATGGCTTCATCCAAGTCGATGATCATTTCCGGACGAAGGATCAACATATTTATGCGATCGGGGATGTCATCGGTCGCTTGCAACTCGCGCATGTCGCGTCAGCAGAAGGGGTCAAAGCGGTCGAAGCGATCGTAAACGGAACGACGACACCACTGGAATATGCGTTCGTTCCACGTTGTATCTACAGCGTACCGGAAGCGGCATCGGTCGGTTTGACGGAAGACGAAGCAAAACGTGCCGGAATGGACGTCAAAGTAGGGAGCTTCTCGTTCAATGGATTAGGGAAAGCGCGAATCGAAGGAGAGGCGGCGGGCTTCATCAAGCTCGTCTCGGATGCGAAGACAGATGATCTTGTCGGTGTTCACATCGTTGGACCAAAAGCAACGGAACTGATCAGTGAAGGTGGATTAGCACTCGTACTGAATGCGACAGCATGGGAAGTCGGACAGCTCGTGCATCCGCACCCAGCCTTGTCAGAAGCATTCGGAGAAGCAGCACTTGCCGTCGACGGACTTGCGGTTCACGCCTAA
- a CDS encoding thiamine pyrophosphate-dependent dehydrogenase E1 component subunit alpha, translating into MEKIEFKELVELGLTEQDAIHMFETMVRARKIDERMWKLNRAGKIPFLVSCQGQEAAQVGAAFALEKGTDYILPYYRDLGVVLHFGQTSRDIMLSAFAKAEDPNSGGRQMPGHYGSRALNIVTGSSPVTTQVPHAVGIALAAKMRKEPLVAYVSFGEGSSNQGDFHEGANFAGIHKLPVILFCENNKYAISTPLSKQLSAKHVADRAIGYGMPGYTVDGIDPLAVYKVVKEARERGLRGEGPTLIEVEVERLVPHSSDDDDKSYRSAEELDALKARDGIKLFRARLIEMGVLTEESATAIEQTMEKEVDEATAYAEAAAYDAPENALRYVYDEEETK; encoded by the coding sequence ATGGAAAAGATAGAATTCAAAGAATTGGTAGAACTCGGATTAACGGAACAGGACGCGATTCACATGTTTGAAACGATGGTCCGTGCCCGTAAAATCGATGAACGGATGTGGAAGTTGAACCGGGCAGGTAAAATTCCCTTCCTCGTCTCATGTCAAGGACAAGAAGCGGCCCAAGTCGGTGCGGCATTCGCCCTTGAAAAAGGAACGGATTACATTTTGCCGTATTACCGTGACTTAGGCGTCGTCTTGCACTTCGGTCAAACGTCTCGCGATATCATGCTATCGGCATTCGCAAAAGCAGAAGATCCGAACTCAGGTGGTCGTCAAATGCCAGGGCACTATGGTTCGCGTGCATTAAATATCGTGACAGGTTCAAGTCCAGTTACGACACAAGTACCTCATGCCGTTGGGATCGCACTGGCTGCGAAGATGCGTAAGGAACCACTCGTTGCTTACGTCTCGTTCGGAGAAGGTTCATCAAACCAAGGGGATTTCCACGAAGGGGCAAACTTTGCTGGGATTCATAAGCTTCCTGTCATCTTGTTCTGTGAAAACAATAAATACGCGATCTCGACACCACTCTCGAAGCAATTGTCGGCAAAACACGTTGCTGACCGAGCGATTGGTTACGGAATGCCGGGATATACGGTGGACGGCATCGATCCACTCGCTGTCTACAAGGTCGTCAAGGAAGCGCGTGAGCGTGGATTACGGGGCGAAGGTCCGACCTTGATCGAAGTTGAAGTCGAACGTCTCGTTCCACACTCATCGGATGATGATGATAAATCGTACCGTTCTGCTGAAGAACTTGATGCCTTAAAAGCACGTGACGGAATCAAACTTTTCCGTGCGCGTCTGATCGAAATGGGCGTTTTGACGGAAGAATCAGCGACAGCCATCGAACAAACGATGGAAAAAGAAGTCGACGAAGCGACAGCTTATGCGGAAGCAGCAGCATACGATGCGCCAGAAAATGCATTACGTTATGTGTACGACGAGGAGGAAACGAAATGA
- the trpC gene encoding indole-3-glycerol phosphate synthase TrpC has protein sequence MNILDRIIETKRTEVLQLKLNGVKRTEREALKPSIAQRLAGTDLSVIAEIKRASPSKGAIALDVDVVAQAKQYEASGATVISVLTDETYFKGSMDDLAAVAAAVDIPVLCKDFIIDRIQIDRAKAHGARLILLIVAALDQETLADLHAYAQAEELEVLVEVHNEEELRRAEAIDAQIIGINNRNLKKFEVDLQTSIGLLEQKQPNVRYISESGIKTVEEAQRLHVAGADGILVGETLMRADDPQAFIREVSGVRV, from the coding sequence ATGAATATCTTAGACCGCATCATCGAAACGAAACGGACAGAAGTTCTACAATTGAAATTAAACGGGGTCAAACGAACTGAGCGTGAGGCACTGAAGCCGTCCATCGCACAGCGATTAGCAGGAACTGATTTATCCGTCATAGCGGAAATCAAACGAGCTTCACCCTCAAAAGGGGCGATCGCTCTCGACGTCGACGTCGTCGCACAGGCAAAACAATATGAAGCGAGTGGTGCCACTGTCATCTCCGTCTTGACGGACGAGACCTATTTCAAAGGATCGATGGACGATTTAGCGGCAGTCGCTGCAGCAGTCGACATCCCCGTCCTCTGTAAGGATTTCATCATCGACCGGATTCAGATCGACCGGGCCAAAGCACATGGTGCACGATTGATTCTCTTGATCGTCGCTGCTCTCGATCAGGAAACACTTGCGGATCTACATGCATATGCGCAAGCGGAGGAGCTAGAAGTTCTTGTTGAAGTTCATAATGAAGAAGAGTTACGTCGAGCAGAGGCGATTGATGCGCAGATCATCGGCATCAACAATCGCAACTTGAAGAAGTTCGAAGTTGATTTACAGACATCGATCGGATTACTCGAACAGAAACAACCGAATGTCCGGTACATCAGTGAGAGTGGCATTAAGACGGTCGAGGAAGCACAGCGATTACACGTGGCTGGTGCAGACGGGATTCTCGTCGGCGAGACATTGATGCGGGCAGATGATCCGCAAGCCTTCATTCGAGAAGTGAGTGGCGTTCGCGTATGA
- a CDS encoding alpha-ketoacid dehydrogenase subunit beta, with amino-acid sequence MTTLSLIEAINSAIKEEMERDESVFILGEDVGVRGGVFRATQGLLEQFGEERVIDAPLAESAIAGVGIGAAMYGMRPIAEMQFADFIMPAVNQIVSEAAKIRYRSNNDWTCPIVIRAPFGGGIHGALYHSQSVEAMFNSTPGLKIVIPSNPYDAKGLLKAAIRSNDPVLFFEHKRGYRLLKGDVPEGDYTVEIGKADVKREGEDVTIITYGLCVHMALEAATRLEKDGIDVHILDLRTVYPIDREAVVEAAKKTGKVLLVTEDNKEGSVMSEVSAIIAEEALFDLDAPIERLCGPDVPAMPYAPTMEKFFNISSEKIEDKIRTLHAY; translated from the coding sequence ATGACGACGTTAAGTTTAATCGAAGCGATCAATAGTGCAATCAAAGAGGAGATGGAGCGGGACGAATCCGTCTTCATCCTCGGCGAAGATGTCGGTGTTCGGGGCGGTGTTTTCCGGGCGACACAAGGATTGCTCGAACAATTCGGAGAAGAACGCGTCATTGATGCACCACTCGCTGAGAGTGCGATTGCCGGTGTCGGAATTGGAGCTGCGATGTACGGGATGCGTCCAATTGCTGAAATGCAATTCGCTGACTTCATCATGCCAGCGGTCAACCAAATCGTCAGTGAAGCAGCAAAAATTCGTTACCGTTCGAACAATGACTGGACGTGTCCGATCGTCATCCGCGCACCGTTTGGCGGTGGCATTCACGGAGCACTTTATCATTCCCAATCAGTCGAGGCGATGTTCAACTCGACACCAGGTCTAAAAATCGTCATCCCGTCTAATCCATACGACGCAAAAGGATTGCTAAAGGCAGCGATTCGTTCGAATGACCCGGTCTTGTTCTTCGAGCATAAACGTGGCTATCGCCTGTTAAAAGGGGATGTTCCGGAAGGCGACTATACGGTCGAAATCGGTAAAGCAGACGTCAAACGTGAGGGCGAAGACGTGACGATCATCACGTACGGTCTGTGTGTCCATATGGCACTTGAGGCAGCAACGCGCCTTGAAAAAGACGGGATTGATGTTCATATCCTTGATTTACGAACTGTGTATCCGATCGACCGCGAAGCAGTCGTCGAAGCGGCGAAAAAGACGGGGAAAGTCTTGCTCGTCACGGAAGACAATAAAGAAGGTAGCGTCATGAGTGAAGTGTCGGCGATCATCGCAGAAGAAGCTTTGTTCGATCTCGATGCACCAATCGAACGACTCTGTGGTCCAGACGTCCCAGCGATGCCATACGCTCCGACGATGGAGAAGTTCTTCAACATCTCAAGTGAGAAAATTGAGGACAAAATTCGGACGTTACACGCATACTAA
- the trpD gene encoding anthranilate phosphoribosyltransferase, which produces MKETLLKLAEAKHLRYEEMQQAARELFAEDVTDSEIAAFLVALKAKGETAEELAGLASIMREVALDIPVTGEFMDNCGTGGDGSQSFNISTTAAFVLAGAGMKVAKHGNRSVSSKTGSADVLEALGVSLDATPERLAEQLETNGIAFLFAQRMHPRVKQIMKVRRDLRIPTIFNLIGPLTNPVPLQTQLLGIYREDMLETMALTLHRLGRKRAIVLHGANGMDEASLAGTNQLVLLDEGELIRFSLHPEEVGLKTAPLEAIRGGSAQENAAILLRVLGGETGAYRDTVLLNAGIALFAANRAKTIEEGIALAAESIDSGRAMERLNQLRQMTREEAIG; this is translated from the coding sequence ATGAAAGAGACATTATTAAAATTAGCCGAAGCAAAACATTTACGATATGAAGAGATGCAACAGGCAGCACGTGAACTGTTTGCAGAAGACGTGACCGATAGCGAAATTGCTGCTTTCCTCGTTGCATTAAAAGCAAAAGGAGAGACAGCGGAAGAACTAGCGGGTCTCGCTTCAATCATGCGCGAAGTCGCACTTGACATTCCGGTCACAGGCGAGTTCATGGACAACTGTGGAACAGGCGGTGATGGTTCACAATCGTTTAACATCAGTACAACAGCTGCCTTCGTTCTTGCAGGTGCTGGCATGAAGGTCGCGAAGCACGGTAACCGGAGTGTCTCAAGTAAGACGGGGAGTGCCGATGTACTCGAAGCACTCGGTGTTTCGCTTGATGCAACACCGGAACGCTTAGCAGAGCAACTCGAGACGAACGGAATCGCCTTCTTGTTTGCGCAACGGATGCATCCACGCGTCAAGCAAATCATGAAAGTCCGACGCGATCTACGGATTCCAACGATCTTTAACTTGATTGGTCCGTTGACGAATCCGGTTCCGCTCCAGACACAACTGTTAGGAATTTACCGGGAGGATATGCTCGAGACGATGGCGTTGACATTACATCGGCTCGGACGAAAACGGGCGATTGTCTTACACGGTGCAAACGGAATGGATGAAGCGTCGCTTGCCGGAACGAACCAACTCGTCTTACTTGACGAAGGGGAACTGATTCGTTTCAGTCTTCACCCAGAGGAAGTCGGACTGAAGACCGCACCACTTGAAGCGATCCGCGGTGGAAGTGCGCAAGAGAATGCAGCGATTTTACTCCGTGTTCTTGGTGGAGAGACTGGTGCTTATCGTGATACCGTCTTACTGAACGCTGGGATTGCGCTTTTTGCAGCAAATCGGGCGAAGACGATCGAAGAAGGGATTGCTCTAGCAGCAGAAAGCATCGACTCAGGACGAGCAATGGAACGATTAAATCAACTCAGACAAATGACACGGGAGGAAGCAATCGGATGA
- the buk gene encoding butyrate kinase: MSERILTINPGSTSTKIGIFEGANQVFTKTLRHPAEAVGGPLPAQLEMRRHVLLEVLAEEQIDLKALTAVVGRGGLLRPLVSGTYAVNREMREDLLSGIFGVHASNLGGLLADEIARTLDIPSFIVDPVVVDELEPIARITGLPELERKSIFHALNQKAVAKRYAKEIGRPYEELRLIIAHMGGGITVGVHQDGRVIDVNNGLDGEGPFSPERSGSLPVGQLVELCYSTKYKLEEMKRLVVGSGGLVAHLGTFDAIEIERRIEEGDEKAALLYDAMAYRIAKEIAGQSAVLFGQVDAIILTGGLAYSDRLTRSIEERVAHLGQVVRSPGEDELQALAEGVLRVLRGEEEVKEYGGEPTWLENSTSLS, encoded by the coding sequence ATGAGCGAACGTATTTTAACGATCAATCCCGGTTCGACGTCGACGAAGATCGGTATCTTCGAAGGAGCGAATCAGGTGTTCACAAAGACGTTACGCCATCCAGCGGAAGCGGTCGGAGGACCGCTTCCAGCGCAGCTGGAGATGCGTCGTCATGTGTTACTCGAAGTGCTAGCTGAAGAGCAGATTGATTTGAAAGCGCTTACTGCAGTTGTTGGACGTGGTGGGTTACTTCGACCACTCGTCAGCGGGACATATGCCGTCAATCGCGAGATGCGAGAAGATTTACTCAGTGGTATTTTTGGTGTCCATGCCTCGAACCTTGGTGGACTCTTGGCAGATGAGATTGCTCGAACACTCGACATTCCGTCGTTCATCGTCGATCCGGTCGTCGTTGACGAGCTAGAGCCGATTGCACGGATTACAGGCTTACCTGAACTTGAACGAAAGAGTATTTTTCATGCCTTGAACCAAAAAGCTGTTGCCAAGCGGTACGCGAAGGAAATCGGGCGTCCGTATGAAGAATTGCGCCTAATTATCGCGCACATGGGCGGTGGCATTACGGTCGGTGTACACCAAGACGGGCGTGTCATCGATGTGAATAACGGACTTGACGGAGAAGGTCCGTTTTCACCAGAGCGGAGCGGATCGCTACCTGTTGGTCAACTAGTAGAACTATGTTATAGTACCAAGTATAAACTTGAAGAGATGAAGCGTCTGGTCGTTGGGTCAGGCGGACTTGTCGCGCACTTGGGTACATTCGACGCGATCGAAATCGAGCGCCGAATTGAGGAAGGCGACGAAAAAGCGGCATTGTTATATGACGCGATGGCGTACCGGATCGCAAAAGAGATTGCCGGTCAAAGTGCCGTCTTGTTCGGTCAGGTCGATGCGATCATCTTAACGGGCGGACTTGCTTATAGCGATCGGTTGACGCGTTCGATCGAAGAACGTGTCGCGCACCTTGGTCAAGTCGTACGTAGTCCTGGTGAGGATGAGTTACAGGCGCTCGCAGAAGGAGTGTTGCGTGTCTTACGTGGGGAAGAGGAAGTTAAGGAATATGGAGGCGAACCAACATGGCTAGAGAATTCGACGTCGTTGTCCTAG